In Chthonomonas sp., a single genomic region encodes these proteins:
- a CDS encoding GNAT family N-acetyltransferase produces the protein MNIRTVAHNSADYWRAVDLRRKVLRTPLGLDFTAHELAHELHEVVFVAIDEGKLLGCLHMVPSSEAHVKMRQVAVEPSDQGQGIGRALITESERWAVRQGYESIVLHARSTVVAFYESLGYHAEGDPFMEVGIAHRRMVKRLP, from the coding sequence ATGAACATTCGCACCGTCGCTCATAACTCGGCAGACTACTGGCGTGCCGTCGATTTGCGCCGTAAGGTGCTGCGCACCCCACTCGGGCTGGACTTCACTGCGCACGAGCTTGCCCACGAACTGCACGAAGTGGTTTTTGTCGCGATTGATGAGGGGAAGCTGCTAGGCTGTCTGCACATGGTGCCGAGCAGCGAGGCGCACGTCAAAATGCGTCAGGTCGCGGTGGAGCCATCGGACCAGGGACAGGGGATCGGGCGAGCGCTCATCACGGAGAGCGAACGGTGGGCAGTCCGCCAGGGGTACGAGTCCATCGTCTTGCATGCGCGCAGCACGGTGGTCGCGTTCTACGAATCGCTCGGTTACCACGCCGAAGGTGACCCATTCATGGAGGTGGGGATCGCCCACCGCCGGATGGTCAAACGTTTGCCTTAG
- the acs gene encoding acetate--CoA ligase: MRSTVSDTIQTLLQESRIFTPSESFSKLANVNDPAVYAEALADPLAFWERWAEKLDWVERWHTVLEWNRPNAKWFLGGKLNACYNCLDRHVQAGLGAKTCVVFEGEPGDIRHISYTEMLESVSRLANALKGLGVQKGDRVCIYMPMIPELAMTMLACARIGAAHSVVFGGFSADSLHERINDAGAKVVVTADGGWRRGAIVPLKAAVDESISMGAPTVEKVLVFRRAGEPGTSDHGWTVRDYDQGTWVEGRDVRWADIVPPQSTECACEPMDSEDLLYILYTSGSTGKPKGIMHTTGGYMTGVTATANWVFDLKDTDIYWCTADCGWVTGHSYVVYGPMANHATVMIYEGAPDTPDKDRFWRMVERHQVTILYTAPTAIRAFMKWGAEYPAQCDLSSLRLLGSVGEPINPEAWMWYHEHIGRGNCPIVDTWWQTETGAMMITPLPGITATKPGSATQPFPGVQPVILDDNGNEVTPVHGALGYYACATGGEAPATGEARGGYLAIQQPWPSMLRGIWGDPQRFQDTYWSRFPGYYFAGDGTKVDEEGYFWLLGRVDDIMLVAGHNISTMEVESALVDHPAVAEAAVIGKTHDLKGQAIAAFVIIRSGYIESHNIGPDALVAELKNHVAHKIGPIARPDDIIISGDLPKTRSGKIMRRLLRDVAEGRALGDTTTLADPAVVNSLKDKYESSEG, encoded by the coding sequence ATGAGGTCAACGGTGTCCGATACCATTCAAACCCTGCTCCAAGAGTCTCGCATCTTCACTCCGTCCGAGTCGTTTTCCAAGCTGGCAAACGTGAACGACCCGGCCGTGTATGCCGAGGCACTTGCGGATCCGCTCGCATTCTGGGAGCGGTGGGCTGAGAAACTCGACTGGGTTGAGCGCTGGCATACCGTGCTCGAGTGGAATCGACCCAACGCCAAATGGTTCCTGGGGGGCAAGTTGAACGCGTGCTACAACTGCCTGGATCGCCACGTCCAGGCTGGGCTGGGTGCGAAGACATGCGTCGTCTTCGAAGGCGAACCAGGCGACATCCGCCACATCTCCTATACCGAGATGCTGGAGTCGGTCAGTCGGCTCGCCAATGCGCTCAAGGGACTCGGCGTGCAGAAGGGAGACCGCGTCTGCATCTACATGCCGATGATCCCCGAGCTCGCCATGACCATGCTCGCCTGCGCCCGCATCGGAGCAGCGCACAGCGTCGTTTTCGGCGGATTCTCAGCGGACTCACTCCACGAAAGGATCAACGATGCCGGAGCCAAAGTCGTCGTGACTGCCGACGGTGGCTGGCGTCGCGGGGCGATCGTCCCGCTCAAGGCCGCCGTCGATGAGAGCATCAGCATGGGCGCGCCGACGGTCGAGAAGGTGCTCGTCTTCCGCCGGGCCGGTGAGCCCGGCACCTCCGACCACGGTTGGACTGTCCGTGACTACGACCAAGGCACTTGGGTCGAGGGCCGCGACGTCCGCTGGGCCGACATCGTTCCCCCCCAGAGCACCGAATGCGCTTGCGAGCCCATGGACAGCGAAGACCTCCTGTACATCTTGTACACCAGCGGCTCGACCGGCAAGCCCAAGGGGATCATGCACACCACCGGCGGGTACATGACCGGGGTGACCGCCACCGCGAACTGGGTGTTCGACCTGAAAGACACCGACATCTACTGGTGCACCGCCGACTGCGGATGGGTGACTGGACACAGCTACGTGGTCTACGGCCCCATGGCCAACCACGCCACTGTAATGATCTACGAGGGTGCGCCCGACACGCCGGACAAGGACAGATTCTGGAGGATGGTCGAGCGGCACCAAGTGACGATCCTGTACACCGCCCCCACAGCCATCCGCGCCTTCATGAAGTGGGGCGCGGAGTACCCCGCCCAGTGCGATTTGAGCTCGCTTAGGCTGCTGGGATCGGTCGGCGAACCTATCAACCCCGAAGCCTGGATGTGGTACCACGAGCACATCGGCCGCGGCAACTGCCCGATCGTCGATACCTGGTGGCAGACTGAAACCGGCGCGATGATGATCACGCCTCTGCCGGGCATTACGGCGACAAAGCCCGGTTCCGCCACCCAGCCATTCCCTGGCGTCCAACCCGTGATCCTGGACGATAACGGCAATGAAGTCACGCCAGTCCACGGCGCGCTTGGCTACTACGCATGCGCGACTGGCGGCGAAGCCCCCGCCACCGGCGAAGCGCGCGGCGGGTACTTGGCCATCCAGCAACCCTGGCCGTCGATGCTCCGCGGTATCTGGGGCGATCCGCAGAGGTTCCAAGACACCTACTGGTCGCGCTTCCCCGGCTACTACTTCGCGGGCGACGGCACCAAAGTGGACGAGGAAGGCTACTTCTGGCTGCTGGGCCGCGTGGACGACATCATGCTCGTCGCGGGCCACAACATCAGCACCATGGAGGTCGAGAGCGCGCTCGTCGACCACCCGGCGGTGGCCGAAGCCGCCGTGATCGGCAAGACCCACGACCTGAAGGGTCAGGCAATCGCCGCGTTTGTCATCATCCGCTCGGGCTACATCGAATCACACAACATCGGTCCCGATGCACTGGTGGCGGAACTCAAGAACCATGTGGCCCATAAGATCGGCCCCATCGCGCGACCCGACGACATCATCATTTCGGGCGACCTACCCAAGACGCGCTCAGGAAAGATCATGCGCCGACTCCTGCGCGACGTGGCCGAAGGCCGCGCGCTGGGAGACACAACCACGCTCGCCGATCCCGCCGTCGTCAACTCGCTGAAGGACAAGTACGAGAGCTCGGAAGGTTAG
- a CDS encoding DEAD/DEAH box helicase gives MTHEQLLNEFLLVESIANSTRAIRSFPAQPGSSNPLPVDLTPPVTHALTQLGIAHLYDHQRKAYELLRAGQDVVVATGTSSGKSLCYNLPILQGLSEEPVARALYLYPTKALAQDQLGKLADLSRGLDFRVATFDGDTPKSQRATIRKSAQVVLTNPDMLHLGILPQHETWRAFLRSLRYIVLDEMHTYRGVFGSHCAWVLRRLLRLCAWYGTRPQIVATSATVAEPELLFTALTGRTAELIEIDGSPQGQRTLFLVGSLEGQDDPDSGNVRTAALVTSLAQRGIKTMVFCRARSTTETVLRMVRKRLGSPAAERVESYRGGYTAEQRRSIEQRFFRDDLVALITTNAMELGVDVGALDSVVMNGLPTSIASFWQQVGRAGRGGRDSVSVAIARDDPREQFLLAHPDLMVGAPIEPVVIAPQNPHIARQQLRCAAHERPISPDELVAMGVGAPAMADELVDSGDLQWSAGRYFYPSHDSPAGNVNLRGGGADVVTLLVGTTPLGTMERWRATMEAHEHAIYLHQGQSYRVVELDLRASVVRLVREDTELATQAVAQTVVEPRVVLGFEEFRGFRLELVSMDVTTAVVGYRVLDGRTGAPEQVHPLDLPAQTLRTVGLHLRIPVDFEQVEMGLAQAIHGVEHALGSLAPIFAGCDPSDLGTAWYSIFPDTLQGAVFLFDSFEGGLGLCERLLRSSAAWMEAAFELIAKCDCAEGCPRCLMSSRCEGQNRELDKAGTLLLLERLAGTSLLEFRRSRRENNAD, from the coding sequence ATGACCCACGAACAACTGCTCAACGAGTTCCTGCTCGTCGAATCGATTGCCAACTCGACCCGAGCCATCCGGTCGTTTCCGGCCCAACCGGGCTCATCGAACCCGCTGCCTGTTGACCTCACACCGCCTGTCACCCACGCACTGACCCAGCTTGGCATTGCGCATCTGTACGACCATCAACGGAAGGCGTACGAGCTGCTTCGGGCTGGCCAGGATGTCGTCGTCGCCACCGGCACCAGCAGCGGCAAGTCGCTCTGTTACAACTTGCCGATCTTGCAAGGGCTGAGCGAAGAGCCAGTCGCCCGTGCGCTGTACTTGTATCCGACCAAAGCGCTGGCGCAGGACCAACTGGGCAAGCTGGCCGACTTGTCGCGAGGACTTGACTTTCGCGTCGCGACGTTCGATGGCGACACTCCGAAGTCACAGCGCGCGACGATTCGCAAGTCGGCGCAGGTGGTGCTCACAAACCCGGACATGCTGCACCTCGGTATCTTGCCGCAGCACGAGACATGGCGTGCGTTTCTGCGTTCTCTCCGCTACATCGTCCTGGACGAAATGCACACCTATCGCGGCGTCTTCGGGTCGCACTGCGCTTGGGTATTGCGGAGGCTCCTGCGCCTGTGCGCGTGGTACGGTACGCGGCCACAGATCGTCGCCACCAGCGCAACCGTCGCCGAGCCGGAGCTGCTTTTCACGGCGCTTACTGGGCGCACGGCCGAACTCATCGAGATTGATGGGAGCCCGCAGGGGCAGCGCACGCTCTTCCTGGTGGGCTCGCTGGAGGGGCAGGACGACCCGGACTCTGGGAACGTCCGAACGGCAGCGCTCGTCACCAGCCTTGCCCAGCGAGGTATCAAGACGATGGTCTTCTGCCGCGCTCGGTCCACGACCGAGACGGTTCTGCGCATGGTGCGGAAGCGGCTCGGATCGCCGGCGGCGGAGCGAGTCGAGTCGTATCGTGGCGGCTACACCGCCGAGCAGCGTCGCTCCATCGAGCAGCGGTTCTTTCGGGATGACCTTGTCGCGCTGATCACCACGAACGCAATGGAGCTGGGTGTCGATGTCGGAGCGCTCGATTCGGTGGTGATGAACGGCTTGCCAACCTCAATTGCGAGCTTTTGGCAGCAGGTGGGCCGCGCAGGCCGCGGCGGCCGAGACTCCGTTTCGGTGGCCATTGCGCGCGATGACCCGCGTGAGCAGTTTCTCCTGGCGCATCCGGACCTCATGGTTGGCGCGCCCATCGAGCCCGTTGTCATAGCCCCGCAGAACCCGCACATCGCCAGGCAGCAGTTACGCTGCGCAGCTCACGAGCGGCCCATCTCGCCTGATGAACTGGTTGCGATGGGGGTTGGGGCTCCGGCGATGGCGGATGAGCTAGTGGACTCCGGCGACTTGCAATGGAGTGCGGGGCGCTACTTCTACCCCTCGCACGACTCGCCTGCCGGGAACGTGAACCTGCGCGGAGGGGGCGCGGACGTGGTCACGCTGTTGGTGGGGACGACGCCGCTGGGGACGATGGAGCGCTGGCGAGCGACGATGGAGGCCCATGAGCACGCCATCTACCTGCACCAGGGGCAGAGCTACCGCGTGGTTGAGCTCGATCTTAGAGCCTCGGTGGTCCGTCTGGTCCGCGAGGACACGGAGCTCGCCACCCAGGCGGTGGCCCAGACCGTGGTCGAACCGAGAGTCGTCTTGGGTTTCGAGGAGTTTCGCGGGTTCCGGCTGGAATTGGTCTCGATGGATGTGACCACAGCAGTGGTCGGGTATCGCGTGCTGGACGGTCGGACGGGAGCGCCCGAGCAAGTGCATCCCCTGGATCTCCCGGCACAGACGCTGCGCACGGTCGGCTTGCACTTGCGAATCCCAGTCGACTTCGAGCAGGTGGAAATGGGGCTGGCACAAGCGATCCACGGGGTGGAGCATGCGCTTGGCTCGCTCGCGCCCATCTTTGCAGGATGCGACCCGAGCGACCTGGGCACGGCATGGTACTCGATCTTCCCGGACACGCTGCAGGGCGCGGTATTCCTGTTTGACTCGTTTGAAGGCGGGCTGGGCCTGTGCGAGCGGTTATTGCGCTCCAGCGCGGCTTGGATGGAGGCTGCGTTCGAACTCATCGCCAAGTGCGACTGCGCGGAGGGGTGCCCCAGGTGCCTGATGTCGAGCCGCTGCGAAGGTCAGAATCGCGAGCTGGACAAGGCAGGGACGCTGCTGCTGCTGGAGCGGCTGGCGGGGACGAGCTTGCTGGAGTTTAGGCGCAGCCGCCGGGAGAACAACGCAGACTAA
- the tatC gene encoding twin-arginine translocase subunit TatC: protein MLTEWLQKRNSSEHDPDEFRAPLGQHIDELRSRVLRIFAFLIVGWVIGYYIQTPIYDQLMGWARSTIPKGVEYKEAFKNLVDPFMLKMKFGFFVGLILVFPFVAVQLWGFIKPGLKTSEQRPFRIVVPVSLILFAMGSGLCYLILPTALQWFSSYVSDYSGAVLYQEPGTLVFFIVKMMLAFGLAFQLPVVVYFLAKIGLLTVEGLFAYWRQATVGIFFVSMIITPSNDPLSMIVMAIPMTVLYVLTILAVKWTSKDVTRDPVLDALDG from the coding sequence ATGCTGACCGAATGGCTACAGAAGCGAAACTCATCGGAACACGATCCCGATGAGTTTCGTGCTCCTTTGGGGCAGCACATCGATGAACTCCGATCGAGAGTACTGCGCATTTTTGCGTTCCTCATCGTCGGGTGGGTGATCGGCTACTACATTCAGACTCCCATCTATGATCAGCTGATGGGTTGGGCGCGATCGACGATCCCTAAGGGGGTCGAGTACAAAGAGGCGTTCAAGAACCTGGTGGACCCCTTCATGCTCAAGATGAAGTTTGGGTTCTTCGTGGGACTGATCCTAGTCTTTCCGTTTGTCGCGGTGCAACTTTGGGGTTTCATCAAGCCGGGACTCAAGACGAGCGAGCAGCGTCCTTTCCGCATCGTCGTGCCGGTGAGCCTCATCCTGTTTGCCATGGGGTCCGGGCTGTGCTATCTGATTTTGCCGACCGCGCTCCAGTGGTTCTCAAGCTACGTTTCCGACTACTCCGGGGCAGTGCTGTACCAAGAACCGGGCACCCTAGTCTTCTTCATCGTCAAGATGATGCTTGCCTTTGGGTTGGCGTTCCAGCTGCCGGTGGTGGTGTACTTCTTGGCGAAGATCGGCCTACTGACGGTCGAAGGACTCTTCGCCTACTGGCGGCAGGCGACGGTAGGTATCTTCTTCGTCTCGATGATCATCACGCCGAGCAACGACCCATTGAGCATGATCGTAATGGCCATCCCGATGACGGTGCTTTACGTGTTGACCATTTTGGCCGTGAAGTGGACGTCCAAGGACGTCACGCGCGATCCCGTGCTTGACGCACTGGACGGATGA
- a CDS encoding PEP-CTERM sorting domain-containing protein (PEP-CTERM proteins occur, often in large numbers, in the proteomes of bacteria that also encode an exosortase, a predicted intramembrane cysteine proteinase. The presence of a PEP-CTERM domain at a protein's C-terminus predicts cleavage within the sorting domain, followed by covalent anchoring to some some component of the (usually Gram-negative) cell surface. Many PEP-CTERM proteins exhibit an unusual sequence composition that includes large numbers of potential glycosylation sites. Expression of one such protein has been shown restore the ability of a bacterium to form floc, a type of biofilm.) has protein sequence MKKFVILGLVVAAGAAHAQHVAYWTFDQFTTNSNSSGVGRLDSTAATFLAANVSSSLTSSATFNTVINSATTNGQVGTFTGTVLSDPRAVPAATGAIVMRGTNSGSGSPIVNGQTINFLLTATGGKKINLTRVAFDYRHSSTGFLTSTLSMKVNGGAATLVATGWNSTASTFTAVSSTIAVVNATTVEFIYTFTGGTGASGASRLDNVQMIGTVVPEPASFVAVGIGAALMLRRRSKK, from the coding sequence ATGAAAAAATTTGTAATCTTAGGATTAGTCGTTGCTGCGGGTGCAGCGCACGCCCAGCACGTGGCGTACTGGACGTTTGACCAGTTCACGACCAACTCAAACTCGTCAGGCGTCGGCCGACTCGACAGCACAGCTGCAACGTTCCTCGCGGCGAACGTTTCGTCAAGCCTTACCTCGAGCGCGACATTCAACACGGTCATTAACAGTGCAACGACCAACGGTCAGGTCGGTACCTTTACTGGCACCGTACTGAGCGACCCGCGAGCCGTCCCGGCGGCTACCGGGGCAATCGTTATGCGCGGAACGAACTCCGGTTCGGGTTCGCCGATCGTGAACGGTCAGACGATCAACTTCCTGCTCACCGCAACTGGTGGCAAGAAGATCAATCTGACCCGAGTCGCGTTTGATTATCGCCACTCGTCGACGGGCTTCTTGACCTCGACGCTTTCGATGAAGGTCAACGGCGGCGCCGCGACGCTAGTTGCAACGGGTTGGAACTCGACAGCGAGCACGTTTACTGCAGTCAGCTCGACGATCGCCGTCGTGAACGCGACGACCGTTGAGTTCATCTACACGTTCACTGGTGGCACGGGTGCAAGCGGTGCCAGCCGCCTGGACAACGTCCAGATGATCGGTACCGTCGTCCCCGAGCCTGCATCGTTCGTGGCCGTTGGGATTGGCGCAGCACTGATGCTTCGCCGCCGGTCCAAGAAGTAA
- a CDS encoding ATP-binding cassette domain-containing protein has protein sequence MSSNGWLVLRNARGNNLQGVDVSIPLGLMVCVTGVSGSGKSTLVQDTLFPRLMYELFGTRSVWEPHDGLDGHEQLDKVIDIDQSPIGRTPRSNPATYTGTFDMIRDLFSMTPDAKIRGYKTGRFSFNVKGGRCEACKGDGIIKIEMHFLPDVYVPCEVCKGKRYNRETLEVKYKGKSISEVLEMTIEEACEFFQPIPKIYRKLETLEQVGLGYVRLGQPATTLSGGEAQRIKLAAELSKRATGNTIYILDEPTTGLHFADVRRLLAVLQRLVDQGNSVLVIEHNLDVIKTADWIIDMGPEGGTGGGQVIASGPPEAIAATAGSYTGKFLRELLAREDAKPAVVS, from the coding sequence ATGTCAAGCAACGGCTGGCTCGTGCTCCGGAACGCCCGAGGAAACAATCTGCAGGGCGTCGATGTCTCCATCCCCCTTGGGCTAATGGTGTGCGTCACCGGCGTGAGCGGCAGTGGCAAGAGCACGCTCGTCCAGGACACCCTGTTCCCCCGGCTGATGTACGAACTCTTCGGCACTCGCTCGGTTTGGGAGCCCCACGACGGACTCGACGGGCACGAGCAACTGGACAAGGTCATCGACATCGACCAATCACCCATCGGGCGAACGCCGCGCTCGAATCCGGCGACCTACACGGGTACGTTCGACATGATCCGCGACCTCTTCTCAATGACTCCCGATGCCAAGATCCGGGGCTACAAGACCGGGCGATTCAGCTTTAACGTCAAGGGTGGACGGTGCGAGGCGTGCAAAGGTGACGGCATCATCAAGATCGAGATGCACTTCTTGCCCGACGTCTACGTCCCATGCGAAGTCTGCAAGGGCAAGCGCTACAACCGCGAGACGCTTGAAGTCAAGTACAAGGGTAAGTCGATTTCTGAAGTCCTTGAAATGACCATCGAGGAGGCGTGCGAGTTCTTCCAGCCGATCCCCAAGATCTACCGAAAGCTCGAAACGCTTGAGCAAGTCGGTCTCGGCTACGTTCGCCTTGGACAACCCGCTACAACTCTTTCGGGAGGCGAAGCACAGCGAATCAAGCTCGCCGCCGAACTCAGCAAACGCGCCACCGGTAACACGATATACATCTTGGATGAGCCCACGACCGGCCTCCACTTCGCCGATGTCCGCCGACTCCTTGCCGTGCTGCAACGGCTGGTGGACCAGGGGAACTCCGTCCTCGTCATTGAGCACAACCTCGACGTCATCAAGACGGCAGACTGGATCATCGACATGGGGCCTGAAGGCGGCACCGGAGGGGGTCAAGTCATCGCATCAGGACCGCCGGAAGCCATCGCCGCAACCGCGGGCAGCTACACGGGCAAATTCCTGAGGGAGTTGCTTGCCCGTGAAGACGCGAAGCCGGCGGTCGTCTCCTAG
- a CDS encoding M3 family oligoendopeptidase, with translation MGKLAAMQALPENFDAARDLSWPTYAPAFDALLDTDLNGEDVNAWLAEWTKIENLISDLLSRIYVAMTANTADEVATSAYSTFYKQIFPEQQRASQALKEKLLASGVTPANFEIPLRNMRCEAAIFRAKNVELKAKESEKSTEYGEIVGAQTVRWEGEEITLTKLEMNQLNSDREVRERAWRLGMDRRLEDRSKLNALWAELLDLRVPQAKNAGFETYTQLRWQEMQRFDYTEADCESFRNAIEKSVVPAAKRIIERRRARLGLDSVRPWDLGCPEHGQQPLKPFSQVADLEQKASAIFRQVDPVLGGYYDAMLAEDLLDLGNRKNKAPGGYCTAFPVSRRPFIYMNAVGKHGDVQTLLHEGGHAFHVFESAVLPYHQQHEVNTEFAEVASMSMELLAGPYLDESYGGYYIAEDAKRARQEHLEKLVLFWPYMAVVDGFQHWVYADPQRARDSAQCDRAWSELWDRFMGFEDWSGLQAEKETGWHRKLHIFEIPFYYVEYGLAQLGAVQVWRNSLEDAPKAIANYRSALALGGTVTLPQLFSAAGARFAFDVDTVQSAVDLIESKLA, from the coding sequence GTGGGTAAGCTTGCCGCCATGCAAGCCCTTCCCGAGAATTTTGACGCAGCGCGCGACCTTAGCTGGCCGACCTATGCGCCCGCATTTGATGCCCTCCTCGATACGGACCTGAACGGCGAGGATGTGAATGCGTGGCTGGCGGAATGGACCAAGATCGAGAACCTAATCTCGGACTTGCTCAGCCGCATCTACGTGGCCATGACCGCCAACACCGCCGACGAAGTCGCGACCTCGGCTTACAGCACGTTCTACAAGCAGATTTTTCCTGAGCAGCAGCGCGCGAGCCAGGCGTTGAAGGAGAAGCTTCTGGCCAGCGGCGTCACGCCTGCGAACTTCGAGATTCCGCTGCGCAATATGCGTTGCGAGGCGGCGATCTTCCGTGCCAAGAACGTCGAGCTTAAGGCCAAGGAATCCGAGAAGTCGACCGAGTACGGCGAGATCGTCGGTGCGCAGACCGTCCGCTGGGAGGGCGAAGAGATCACCCTGACCAAGCTGGAGATGAACCAACTGAACTCCGACCGCGAGGTTCGCGAGCGAGCTTGGCGATTGGGGATGGACCGGCGGCTGGAAGATCGATCGAAGCTCAACGCGTTGTGGGCAGAGCTGTTGGACCTGCGCGTGCCTCAGGCCAAGAACGCGGGATTTGAGACTTACACGCAGTTGCGCTGGCAAGAAATGCAACGGTTTGACTACACGGAAGCCGACTGCGAATCGTTTCGCAACGCGATCGAGAAGTCGGTTGTTCCGGCAGCGAAGCGGATCATTGAACGCCGACGGGCGAGGCTCGGGCTGGACAGCGTTCGGCCATGGGATCTGGGATGCCCCGAGCATGGACAGCAGCCGCTCAAGCCTTTCTCCCAGGTTGCGGACCTGGAGCAGAAGGCAAGTGCGATCTTCCGGCAGGTGGACCCGGTGCTCGGAGGCTACTACGACGCGATGCTTGCTGAGGACCTTTTGGACCTGGGCAACCGCAAGAACAAGGCACCGGGCGGCTATTGCACCGCGTTCCCCGTATCGCGTCGACCGTTCATCTACATGAACGCAGTCGGGAAGCACGGAGACGTTCAGACGTTGCTCCACGAGGGCGGCCATGCGTTCCACGTTTTCGAGTCGGCGGTGCTGCCTTATCACCAGCAGCACGAGGTCAACACGGAATTCGCCGAGGTGGCTTCGATGAGCATGGAGTTGCTCGCCGGACCGTACCTGGACGAGTCGTACGGCGGCTATTACATTGCTGAGGACGCCAAGCGAGCGCGCCAGGAGCACCTCGAGAAGCTCGTGCTTTTCTGGCCGTACATGGCGGTGGTGGACGGATTCCAGCATTGGGTCTATGCCGATCCGCAGCGGGCACGGGACAGTGCTCAGTGTGACCGCGCTTGGTCCGAGCTTTGGGATCGGTTCATGGGCTTTGAGGATTGGAGCGGGTTGCAGGCCGAGAAGGAGACCGGCTGGCACCGCAAGCTCCACATCTTCGAGATTCCGTTCTATTACGTCGAGTACGGCTTGGCGCAGTTGGGTGCGGTCCAGGTCTGGCGCAATTCGCTCGAGGACGCACCCAAGGCGATCGCAAACTACCGTAGCGCGCTGGCCCTCGGCGGTACGGTGACCTTGCCGCAGTTGTTCTCGGCAGCGGGTGCGCGGTTCGCGTTCGACGTGGATACGGTCCAGTCGGCTGTTGATCTCATCGAGTCCAAGCTCGCGTAA
- a CDS encoding sigma-70 family RNA polymerase sigma factor, translated as MNLTGKLPAVMLFRKGNPQRDRFERLAEEVFPSLFGTALRLTRDREDAQDLTQEAIVRAYDAFDRFDGRNFKAWILRILTNLYINRYRQKLRSGSTVSFEDENTAEPVADPSESPERLVFDHLMGGEVQEALEKVPADFRMAVLLSDVEGLSYEEIAEATQVPIGTVRSRIARGRAILRRELEPHARAEGYLKTEALSEDSD; from the coding sequence ATGAACCTGACAGGTAAACTGCCCGCCGTGATGCTGTTCCGAAAGGGAAATCCCCAAAGAGATCGCTTTGAGCGGTTGGCCGAAGAAGTTTTCCCTTCGCTCTTCGGGACGGCACTGCGATTGACCCGCGACCGCGAGGACGCCCAAGACCTCACTCAAGAGGCGATCGTCCGGGCGTACGACGCCTTCGACCGGTTCGACGGACGCAACTTCAAGGCCTGGATCCTCCGGATCCTCACCAACCTCTACATCAACCGCTACCGACAAAAGCTGCGATCCGGCAGCACCGTTTCGTTTGAAGACGAGAACACCGCCGAGCCGGTCGCGGACCCGAGCGAATCGCCCGAGCGGTTGGTCTTCGACCACCTGATGGGCGGCGAAGTTCAAGAGGCCCTGGAAAAAGTACCGGCAGATTTTCGCATGGCAGTCTTGCTCAGCGATGTGGAGGGTCTCTCATATGAGGAGATCGCCGAAGCCACTCAGGTTCCAATCGGTACCGTCCGCTCCCGAATTGCACGGGGAAGAGCGATTTTGCGCCGCGAGCTGGAACCACACGCCCGCGCCGAAGGTTATTTGAAAACAGAAGCACTCTCCGAGGACTCCGACTAA